The region GGCCGCATTGACGTGCGGCGCATCCCGTACCTCAACTCGGCCCGCGACGTCGAAGAAGCCCTGCTCGAAGTCTCGGCCTGCCAGGCCGCCGTCATCTATACGCTCGTCCGTCCCGACCTCCGCGAAGTGCTCGTCGCCAAAGCGCAGGAACTCGCGGTCGTCTGCGTCGACATCATGGGGCCCATCCTCTCCTGCCTGGCCGTCGTCACCGGCAAGCAGCCCCGCCTCGAACCCGGACTGATACATAAACTCGACGAAGCCTATTTCAGCAAACTCGAAGCCGTCGAATTCGCCGTAAAATACGATGACGGCAAACAGCCATGGGGACTTGCCAAGGCCGATCTCGTCGTCGTCGGCGTATCCCGCACCACCAAGACGCCGCTGTGCATGTTCCTCGCCCACAAAGGCATCAAGGCCGCCAACGTCCCGCTCGTCCCCGAGGTTCCCGTCCCCGAGG is a window of Selenomonadales bacterium 4137-cl DNA encoding:
- a CDS encoding pyruvate, water dikinase regulatory protein; translation: MYILSDSIGETGELVVRAAASQFNAGRIDVRRIPYLNSARDVEEALLEVSACQAAVIYTLVRPDLREVLVAKAQELAVVCVDIMGPILSCLAVVTGKQPRLEPGLIHKLDEAYFSKLEAVEFAVKYDDGKQPWGLAKADLVVVGVSRTTKTPLCMFLAHKGIKAANVPLVPEVPVPEDLLGLPAEKVVGLTINPSLLHEIRRERLKTLGLAEGVDYANLERIYQELDYAQRIMHKIGCPIIDVTNKAVEETAAKILEYYRKGAGK